The DNA window TATTTCACCAAATCTTTCAGTATTTACcctaaataaagattaaatatcATATTCAGTTGTTACATATCCATACTGTTATCAgccaaattataaataatacattcGATtctaaaatgtcatttaatagTTTATGCCAAAAGATCTAATTATATCTTTTGGAGAAGTCTTTACCGAAAGAATTAAACATATCTTTTGGTAAAGCCCTATACCGAAAGTTTATGAATTTGTCTGTTAAGGCTCCAACATCTTTACCGACAAGACCTATACCGAGAGATGCCGACATATTTATATATGCCGATAAAGGTTCATTACCAACAGATTTATGACATTTACCGATACAATAAACTTTTGGTAAAAGCCCCATTTTTACTAGTGTACATAAGGTgatattaaatgttaaaacatcTTAAATATATCAAGTATGATAAAGTCCTTGTGTTTACATAACTTATGTAAATTATCACCTTAACTTTATTGAAATccaaaattaagtttttttaaattcaattatttcaaaaatagttgTTCATAAACTCTAAACATTAAGGGGTGTAAAATGAGTGTCTATAGAATGCATTTTAGACAAAATTTTGTAGAAAATACAaggtttagaaaaatgcatgtccaagcttgaatATAGGCACTACGttttaaaatttccaaattTTAATATCTGGGTAATTAGGGTCAAAGCCAAAAATATGGATAAAACTATCAGCCATTAATTAAGAGGTAAAACCTTTCGGTATTGAAATCTTATATCGTGATTTTGGAAGAAACCCCTCACCTGTGCTCTCTCTCTCCCGGTAGAAAATCAAAACAGGTTTTACCAAAAGATTTCAATAAATCTCTCAGTACATGTATGCCGATATATTTCACCAAATCTTTCAGTATTTACcctaaataaagattaaatatcATATTCAGTTGTTACATATCCATACTGTTATCAgccaaattataaataatacattcGATtctaaaatgtcatttaatagTTTATGCCAAAAGATCTAATTATATCTTTTGGAGAAGTCTTTACCGAAAGAATTAAACATATCTTTTGGTAAAGCCCTATACCgaaattttatgaatttgtcTCCTAAGGCTCCAACATCTTTACCGACAAGACGTATACCGACAGATGCCGACATATTTATATATGCCGATAAAGGTTCATTACCGACAGATTTATGACATTTACCGATACAATAAACTTTTGGTAAAAGCCCCATTTTTACTAGTGTACATAAGGTgatattaaatgttaaaacatcTTAAATATATCAAGTATGATAAAGTCCTTGTGTTTCCATAACTTATGTAAATTATCACCTTAACTTTATTGAAATccaaaattaagtttttttaaattcaattatttcaaaaatagttgTTCATAAACTCTAAACATTAAGGGGTGTAAAATGAGTGTCTATAGAATGCATTTTAGACAAAATTTTGTAGAAAACACAcggtttagaaaaatgcatgtccaagcttgaatATAGGCACTACgttttaaaaattccaaattttatactttattttggATTCTTTGAATGAAAATAGTACAAACCTGATGAGTCTATTGGGAGACTCGTGTAATTACTCGCTATTCTTTAAAGTCGGTGTATCATCTACTCATTGCCGATTTATCTATATTTGGAATATACATCGCTCCTGGTTTATCGACTTTATAGATCGAGCCAGGGTTATTTCGACTATATTTATAGACACCATGCCTGACATTTAGATTGTacgtgagtacacatcttgacttaattttttattgtgtttacTTGGTTTTGATACATCGCTCCTAATCTTAGTGTGTTGATTGTATACATCACTCTATAATCTTAGTGTGTTGATTGTATACATCACTCCATAATCTCATTGTGTTGATTGTATATATCTCTCTTGATCTCATTGTGTTGATGGTATATATCGCTCCTGATCTTAGTGTGTTGAGTTATATACACTACTCCATAATCTTAGTGTGTTGAGTTATATACACTACTCCATAATCTTAGTGTGCTGACTATTTTCGTTTGGAATTGATAGATCACTTATAATCTTTGTGTGCTGATTGTATATGTCACTCCTCATCTCAGTGTGCCAACTGTTTACATCGCTCTTAATCCCACTATGTTGATGATGCTTATTTAGAATATACATCGCTCTTAGTTTATCGATCGTTTGGATTGAGCCTGGTTTTTTTGACTATATTTTTACACGCCACTCATAATCTTAGTGTACtaattgtatatatttgtttgatcaCAGTGTGTTGATTGCATACATTGCTCCTAAGATATTAAGACCAAAAGTTTTAAGACACAAAAAAGAGATAGAGAGACACAAAATGAAATATGTGTAgctaaaaaattacattatggAAAGTAGTTAAGatgaaataagaaatataaCTTTAGAAATTATTGAAAGAAATACACcatcaatattttcaacaaagcAATAGAGAGTTCTTCCTTCTTAGTCCTTTCGTCCTAAACGTCGAAAGCAATGAGATTTAACCGGGAACATGTGGACTAACTAGAGGAGAAACACGTGAGAGTCTCATCTCTAACAATACCTTCAGGCCTACCTTAGTTCACGCGTAAACTTGTATTTTTCTACGAACCAAGTAGTTTCAATCTTATCATCCTATGCATTGAAATCCTAAGACTAAGTGTTAGATTTAGATCTAAAATTCGCTTAAACACCTTTTAATTCCAACACTAATTAAAGTAGCAAAACGTTCGAATCTCATGTTCATCGATACCATCAACTCTGATTCAGTTCATGCGTAAAGAGGTATTTCTCTATGAACCAAGTAGTTTCAATCTTACCAACTTATGAATAGAACTCATGGGACTAGGTGTTTAAATTTGATCTGAAATTCCTCTTAAAAAAACCTTATATTTCCAACAATTAGTAACAAAGCCATTTTGCATAAATTAATTAGATCGacaaattaattgttaatttaaaggggatctttatttataatttataatatttatatgtatgatcCTCACTTTTGAATGCACAGccgaaaattaaaaaatttaaatctacCAACATATAAATACTTCACTGAAGTGTAAAAGAAACATGAGGTTCCttcattgtttttaaatattttattctactATTCTTAAAGATATTTAAGGTACAGATTGCATAAACAAATAAGATGTACCACTAGACGTTTTAAGTTATGTTGTTCATGAAttggtaaataatttattctatacTTTTCTTTCTTGGACAGATTTATAGAAGAGCATGAATTGCTTACTTCTCTATCTCTCAAATAGATTAGGAGACCAATTTTTTTTCTGTGAAAACATGTAACTAAACTTGCCACAGGGAGTGCAcatttaagtttatttgaattgtttatTGAATTGATAAGGATTTTTTCGGGAAGATCTCGATTAAATTTATGCATGAGAAATGATGTATGAACTTTTGTTATAATGCCAATGGGTTAGAAACCATTCTAACATTTAGATATTGTGATTTGTGATTTCAAAGCAAATCGTAATGTCCGCATTTGTAACCAGAAAGTTATATCATAATGGGAAATGATATATGAACTTCTTTTATTAGCCAAAGAACTTGGTGCAATCTTCATTGGTTCTTCATGTTTTATCTGTGGGATTTTGCTCTAACCTATAATCTGGCTCTTAATTTTGGTAAGATTATTTAACTAAGAGGatttttttacttaaagttATATTTGATGGATCTTAGATGTCTATCCTCAATGGAGTTATTGGATCCTTGTTTATCAATGTTGGTGATGAATTTACAACATGTTATCAATAATATCTAAAATGTTGAAAAATAGGGGtagtctagttttgattattgaacTCTCACTTTTGAGCGTCTTCATTAAATGGTGTTAAACCGTTTTttcaaaataagtaaaaaaaatcgttgaaaaatcatctttaacaattatttttctatgcaaaattttcaaattattttagtaaaataattcGTCAAACTATCTTATCCAAATTGTTGGAAATCATGTGGtcaataatatgtttatataattggTGGGTCTATGTTGTTTGTCCTTCAATAAATTGAAGACGACCCACATCTTCATTTCATTGTATGGTAGTTGCCGACATTTGAAGTGCTTTTAGAGGAAGGATAGATCTATCATTCAATAATAGCTATATTAGCTGTTAGTTCCCTTATGCACTACAACAAATGAGACATTCGctgacgcttaaaaagacttttGCCGACGTTTAAAAGCGTCGCAAAAGATTTTACCGACGCTTAAACTTGTGTCGCCAAAAGCAGGGTCGTTGTAGGTTCCagcgacgcttaaataagcgttggtaaaattaaaataagcgtCGCCAATAccatatattttgaattaatttttagcCCATTATTTTTtccgtttttttttttgattttttttattcggTTTATAGTTTTTTGTCCAGATTTTCTTTACTGCTTTCAtgcaattatattatatttttttacagtaattatttatatattttaataattatttttaaatttaaacaaaaattctaaataaataaaaaatactaatacaaagtttttaatcaaaaatataaaaaccatTAAATACATTCTAAAGTTGTGTCTATtcattcattgcatatacacAATCTATAATTTAATAGATTAAGCTTTAGACCTTTTCAATATCCCACAAGTTCAAAATATTGTCTTCTAATGAACTGCCAAAAACAGATGACATGTCTGAAGACCActgaaaaaaacaataataataaatcattgaAACAATTGTCAGAAGCTATTGTAAAAATCAACctacaattaatttattatcagAAGCTATTGTTCAACCgataaatcaaaaaaaaataataactgaTCATATATTGCAAACCTGTACACAAAGAACAACAGCATCATGACCTTCAAATACATGAACAGGTGATCCAACCCCTCCAAACTTAAGATTTCGACGGTCAAACATGCGTATAGAATAATCAACCGATCTGTTGAATACCatgcaaattaaataaaactcgGAATCAAAAACTATAGAAAATACCCAGCAACACATCAATGAAGTTACACCCTCATGTACAGAAAGTAGAAATGTGTATATGAATTCGCGTTAACTTAACTTCTAATAAATTCACTGAAAAATCACATAATGGCAAGGAAATTACATACCTGTCCgaataaaattaacattgtGTGGATTCCAACCAACACAATGAAGGTCAGTATCGTGAGCTTTCTCAACCTGCAGAAGAGACAAGTGAATGCCATTGATAGATCAGGACTGTAGGCAAAAGTTGAACTGGTAATAATGTTGCATGTAAGGATTTAGGGATCTTAAACCCGCATCTTCCTTTTTAGCAAGGCAAGAAACAAAATGAAATTACTGTAGACTATAAAATAGGGTTCCAAATAAGTCATCCTCTTTGAGCAAAGAGGGGattttttccaacaaaaatgGTACGCGGTCACATTAAGTAGAAAACAGGAATTCGGATGGTTATTTTTAACTTGAATAGCTTTATAGGGGGTCATTCTTTTTTCCTCAGTGATTCGTATAATTGACTAGCAGCATCCATGACAATTCATTTAATACAAACATGAactcttatatattatttataatctaacaTGTTATTACACTTATATATTAGATGTTATCAATAGTtataatcatcaaaataaatattgtatatatcatGTATTGATGGATAATTTTGCAAAAGGTTGGGTAATCTTTGTGTTTGCACCTTGCAAGatgataagaataaaatatcatttatattttgttctTTTCATATTTGAGTATATGcgtattttataataaatgctTATGGTTTTGCTCCTTTATTACCATAATATGAAATGAGTAAATAATGTGATGAAGAAAAAGATAAACTTTTGATATCTTCGCTTTCAACTGAAATCTACAATTAGATTTAATTCACAAAAGAAGATCCTAAAAAATAGTTGCCTCAGTTTTCAGAAGTACTAAGTCTGGATCCAAAGCATAATATACTTTATTGAGGCAGTACCTAGTAGATTTTATTGTCCCAATCATGTAGTAATAATCATAATCACTTCTAAGAAAAACTTGAAATTATTAAGTTCGTGAAGTGaattacaacaaaatatacctTTATAGAAGGACTAGAACCAGACCTTGCATCCCATAATATCAGACAGGAATCTTCACCAACGCTACAGAATTCCTGCCCACTTTAGTACAAAAGAGAGTCAgacaaaacaatattaatagCTATATATACGACAGAAGAAAAAGGCAAACAACCAGGATGATAAAATTTACTCAGTGCTACACGGGAATATCCtgacaaatatataataatatagatgatccataataacaattttatgactagaaacaaaaaaaatgcaTAACAATAGTGCTCTACATTTGCTAAATTTCTAGATTTCACTAGGCTAGACTTTCATTATGAACTGGAGTTTGGGAAGGCAGTTCCTATTGCAGAAAGCGTGATCTATACTTTTGTGAGAGTAATGATCTTGATAACAAGTGTAGGAACTATAAaacaagattttgataattCTCCAGTTCACAACCTTTTTCTGCTGACATTTTTAAAGTAGTGGACTTAATGTTCATAGATATTGTAACACAAGTTCACATGTAAAGTTACTGATCTCTATAAAACGAGCAAGAATATTTAGAGAGAAATGTAAAAAATCAGAAAGAATAAACATGTATAGTCCTTGTATGTTCAAGAACAACAAAAAAACCCTAGATCAATGGTCTTGATAGTAGATACTACTCTTCCTACCTTGATGGGCAAAACTGCACATCTTCCACAGTATCATCATGCCCTTGGTATGT is part of the Impatiens glandulifera chromosome 1, dImpGla2.1, whole genome shotgun sequence genome and encodes:
- the LOC124939267 gene encoding WD-40 repeat-containing protein MSI5-like, translating into MRVEKAHDTDLHCVGWNPHNVNFIRTGISVDYSIRMFDRRNLKFGGVGSPVHVFEGHDAVVLCVQWSSDMSSVFGSSLEDNILNLWDIEKV